tccaacactagagcccatcttggaacccaagtacttggcGTCTGTGACAttgttgatggtactaccatagacttcaagtgctggctgggcgttacagtttgcagtcatatattctgtcatattcatattcatattcatattcatattcatattcatattcatattcatattcatattcatattcatattcatattcatatattctCTGTGTTTTAAAGAAGTGCAACAACAGAACAACACCAAGCAAGGACAGATCCCAATTTCATAATGTTAAATGAATCTTCTTATGAATATGTTGATTTGAATAATCCTATCACTGATTTTAGAATACcatgaattattattatcatcattttatCAAGGACATCGTTATTCCTCGgctcatcaacatgatcaagcatAATTTCCGAGAAGCACGTATATACCGTTGTATCATTGAAACATTAAGGATATGAATGGTTCTAGTTCCGGGTTCTAGTTTTCAACGTAGTACTTTGCCGAGGATGTCATAGGGCATCAGGAAAGTTCTTCCCATAAAGTTTGAGTACTTCATCCATGCAAACTCGTGAAAGGAGATATTGACTGATTTTGGTTGATTATAAGTTAGTTTTCTACTATTAGCATAACTACAGCTCATAGCTGCACTCGATAGCCAATAAAATAATACAGATACAATgcaatattaggcaaaaaaaaacaagtttgtttcctgttgcgcgcatttcgtttttgaggGCTTATTTTgcgaattataattttttttttttaaacaaaaaaccggaaaatcacaaaaaaataatataaaacactattggagaaaacatttacacattacacaaacgCGTgcagtgaaaaactactggagaaaacatcacccATTTTTTTAGATACCTTTTTTAATTTGCAGATTGAAAGGGTATCATAAAATtgttcttgaatatgaagaaatatgattttttgtggGTGTCgtagaaacccactgtaaattcccattccaattcgcatgaaaaatgtttttttgatcATTTCAAggcatggatttaaaaaaaataaaaataaaaaatcgctTTTGTATTTTTAGACCTGctgcaggaaacaaacatgtttttgtttttttttttttaggcctaatggctGAAAATTTAGCATTTAAAATTGCTCtgattttttggtccaatttttaGAGAAGGTAGTCACAAGATGTAGCCTATAGGCCTTGGTCATTTACTTAGGTCTAATACAGAAGGTTAAATATATAAAAGTCTTTCATATCGGCGCTATTAATTGcatcaatatttatttttaattacattttaaaatgaaatttaagaACTTATTTGACCTATGATGATCTTGTAAAAGTTTGGCTTTTCAACAcgtttcatgaaaatccaactaTTTTAAttgtttgacctcagatgaccctttgaTGACTTTGTAAATGTTTAAATGAAACACAAAGAGCGGCAACCATGATCAATAAAGGTTAGCCAGTATTCGAAATATCATAGTGTCCCTGCAAAACTTGTTCATCTAGCCTAGGCtaatcattataggcctataagcaaCAAATTCGGACATTTCTATGCTGACCGGTGATCACTGATCACGCTGCAAATTATTAATGCCCATTGTAAGACAAACAAGACCATCCGAGACAGAGAAACTGTGAGAGAAGATCAATCATCAAATTGATAAACATACCTGCTAGCTGCTCCGAGGCTGCTCGTGTGTTTACTCCGAAACTAACGCTTTCATAGAAATCTTCATCAAAAAGGAGGTAATCCAAATGTTCTAACGTATCTGCTTCCAGACCAACATGAAACGGTATGATCCTATTCCATTCACACACTGACACACACTTACATAAATGATCCGATAGATGCAATCCAGTGCATACAAAGTTGACTGTTTACATCATCCACCAGTCAGTTTCAAAATGCGATTAAATTGGATAATTATAAAGCAGTTGagtcaggaataatagacaaagggataggcatcctagtatgctgccctctttcgaaatatgtatcctaggtctcacaataggcggattagcggccattttgtcttcgacatgattttattcacatgtccttatattttagtacacaaatatacaagttaacaggtttacaattttaaaattatattttgagtatacaatatattctgtagtaaatagatcaaatgacaatgattgtttaggtattatatgcttgatagaattaaactgtttgaacagctagtattctcctccgccgtcagtgtgattccagtcactccacgtaccgtgttgcgaaggtggaggagtctaaagctgtattgacgaacacgcatgcgttaaaaaatatgtagtctaagtcgaacaatagcgtgacgtagcttccggcattgttcctatgcactttcaccctcctggttgaGTGCGCTAGCTCACAACGATTTTGTAGATGAATGCGCAAGAAAATGACGTTAAGGCGAGTGGGAGGACTGGTGACGGGAgatatatttttccagttttagctgtttcatcaacaacaaaaaaacttcTTAATACTTATACATTGAGCTTATAAGAAGTGAGTAAAGGAAGCCAACAATTGCGTTTGTATTTCCATATAGATCTTGCAGTTGTTCAGTTAAGGCCAATATAATACGTCAATTAACGGATAGATTTAGGTTTTTTACCCCTCACGAGAAAAACCATTCATATGGGGCGGCAATTATGGACCTCCTTTACAGAACCCATGCCATTCTcgttagtaataactgccggggaggtttgctgtccattttaagctgaaataacagttctatgggaggacataaagtcataataaaaaaaaaaacaaatttggccgattccatttaggtgcaagttgggacatgtgtaaatattacaaatatgcaaaaaataaggtttgaaaaaaatgaaccaatttcataattataagaTGGTGCATTATGGCTTTGAAAGGTTTAATTTTGGACACAGGAAACCAAATGATTTGTGACAACTTGCACCCGCAGATAACCTTTCAATTTTGATTACTTTGTGGCATATTTTTGCGCTCTCTGCGCAATAATCTTGGCAAAAGGCGCCTGCTCATGCACCCATGATGATGAAAGTAATAGTGTGCGTAGACACGGAAATCATTACATTGACATTTTAATCTATTGTTAACATTTGAATGAGTAAATGCATCTCAAGAACTGTCCTACATCCTCAAATGGTTTTATGACTCGATTTATTATTTTAACATTCAATTTTGAGCATGAGCAATAATTGTTGATTAAATATACACCTTACCTTCATTATTAAGATTCAAGTGAAAATATGTATAGAAAAGGATAAAAAAAGAACCATAGGATTCATGGTCTGTCTGTTGAAGAAAGGGGAATCTTTTTTTGGTGCCAAAATTTACAATGCAAATTTGCtgaataagagaatttgaaaattgctgcaatattttatggcattttgatgataaaattccaGAAAAAGGGGTCAATCGGGTAGGAAGAATATGTTATTAGGCCTACTAACATAAATGTTGATGATGTAGTAATGGTTGAGCAAAGTTTTAGATTAGCATCTTTATCTTTATCAATAAATATATTGACCATGATAGCTATTATATTTTATTGATGACATtggtgatattgatattgataaagtagctatattACTagtgataaaaatattaataacgaAGTAGCTGTActgtatctactgtagatattggTGTTGAGGAAGtggcgatctactgctgatattgttgttgataaagtagtgatctactactgctgatattgatatttatgaagtagctctctactgctaatattggtattgatgaagtagctaatctactgctgatataggtattgatgaagtagctatctactgctgatataggtattgatgaagtagccatctactgctgatattgatatttgtGAAGTAgccctctactgctaatattggtattgatgaaataacaaCTACTGAGCATGCTGAGTGTATTGATTAAGCATGAAGGAATAATCTACGTACTGCagatattggtatagatgaagttgctaatctactgttgatattggtgttgacgaagttgccatctactgctgatattggtgttgataaagtagtgatctactgctgatattgatatttatgaagtagctctctactgctaatattggtaccgtattgatgaagtagctaatctatactgctgatataggtattgatgaagtagttatctatactgcggatattggtattgatgcagtagctatctactgctgatataggtattgatgaagtagctatctactactgatattggtattgatgaagtagctatctaactgctgatattggtattgatgaagtagctattctactgctgatataggtattgatgaagtagatgtctactgctgatataggtattgatgaagtagctctctacggctaatattggtattgacgaagtagctatctactgctgatattggtatcgatgaagtaccggtagctatctactgctgatattggtattgatgaagtagctaatatactgctgatattgatgaagtagcattctactgctgatattggtattgatgaagtagccatctacttcaatattgatattgatgaagaagctatgtACTAATGATAAAATTGTCTTtatttgtggggggggggctacTTTGGTAACCAGTCATGGGAAAAGGAGattagtgtttttgatgaaaaatgATGTAAGTAAAACGTTGACATGGTTGAGCAAAGTTTTAGATTAGAATATTTATCTGGGATCTGTATGATACTTATTTGCTATTGCTACTCTTTATAGTAGAAATTCGTCATCATGGGACGTATGCTGCAGATAAAGTAGCTCATTTTGATCACTGGCACATCCCTGTTTTGAATGTTCTCAAACTGGTAACATCTccctaaaatatatacatttatagCGCATTTTCGGATGATAGAATCCTAATAGATAATTCaagttgtaaacatggtataAAAGTCATTTGTCAAATGTGCTACCGGCAATGTTGAGGTTTGGTATGAAAGTACATCTGCCATGCATGCATGTGGCCCGCTACCGGCAATGTTGAGGCTTGGGTAGTGGAAATAGTTTATCTTTGAccaaatcactaataaatgctgGTAAAATATTCAAAGGTCGTACAACAAATCTCACAATGCCTCCAATTGGATATCGTTTCCATGGATACCAAGCAAACAACGCATGCTCAATAGCATCGGTAACTAGATAAAGTCTTGGGTCGGATGCCTTAGCTGCTAGTCCTGAACGCTCCTTCACTGTAACAAAtgcaataaaacaaaagaaatatatacaGTAATGTCAAATTAGAAAATACATGCATTTGAAGAGAAAAAATCATCAGGAAAACAATTGAAACTTCTCGCGATTAAAGTAAAACTGATATCATTGCTGTTTTTCTTAtgttaatattgttattttaattgtatatatatattgtcgTTGTTTTGTGCTGTTGCTTgacttaataattattgttattatttacagGGTGAATAGacacaaaaatattaaactttCTCAATTAATATCTGCTGAGCCATCTTTCAAACTCATGCTGACGGTTTGCTTTATCAACTTATGGAACAAGAAAGTGTAGGTCTACTAAAGGAGCTCTAAGACGCTACCAAACATGGGTCCCTATTCACCCCTGTCCCTATTCACTCAGTTTTACGGTAGGCCTGCTCACTTTGATCAATACACTGTCTGCCGTATTCGACTCTCTGTCTCTGCGACATTCTGTTCCATACCATCTCTAGCTTTTCAGCAACCGTGTTTTCATTATTCATTTGAGTACGAAAATATCCTGGTTGTATGATATGAACAGAGATCGAATAGCTACGCATTTGTAGTCTACAGGATATGGAAATGAAAAGGAAAAAACAATCGTGTTAAAAGGGCATTATGAAATCAAACATCATGCTAAATCTTATAAGAAAATGTCGAGAGATGCCTGCTTCATTCTTAGTGAGTAAAAGTAATCTTAAGCATAATGtcatcaataggcctattagCAAGAGCAAATAAATCATCAAAAGTTAATAAAAGGGTATATGGTGTGGAATGAAGTCCAACCCTCTCCTTACATTAAACAACCTTCTAATAAGCTTCATTGCAGCGTAGATTCTTCCTATCAACAAACATGCGTATTAGATCTTGATAATTTCAACTACTATTATCATGAATTATACCTATTTTATTCTTCAGTACATTGGGGTGGGGTTAGTAAACTAACCTTAAGCAATCTGAGAAGGCTTCCAGGCCACACTTAGCCATTTCGTATCCGCCAGAAGACAACGGCATCATGGCAATTCCACTGGACACATTGACAATACGACCTCTAGCTCTTTTCACCAATGGCAAGAACACATTGGTGACTTCAACAGGGCCTAGAAGGTTGACTTCTAATATTGAGCGGAAATCTTCCCTTGTCCACCAATCATAATAACCAGGGTTAACGGGAACACCGGCGTTGTTAACTAAACCCCATAAACCTTCTGAAAGACAGAGaaggaactagacttagctgtggtctaagaccacgaacacagccgtgttttgacgccttaatgacctttgacctcaaaatatataaaacgcccatagacattggctaatgtcaatgtatgggtgcaagtagcaccactttgctatgttatttgtggcagaaaggggcattttgaaggtttttcgtctcagaccggaaatgaccccttaatgacctttgaccccaaatgaaaaaataccacatgtacaataggtaaacacaattcacgtgtgaatataccatcaccctccaatgtttttcttagcaaataacaaattttgaaggtttttcgttttataccggaagtgaccccttaatgacctttgattccaaatttgtgaggaccccatagacactgggtaattacaatgcatgtgtgcaagtggcgtcactgtcatacgtaatttgtggaagaagaagcattttaaaggaatttcgttttataccggaagtagccccttaatgacctttgaccctaaatgaaaaaataccacaaatgcacagagtaactacaatttatttgtgaacataccgttactgtcctatgtttttcttagcaaataaattttttgaaggtttttcgttttataccggaagtgaccccttaatgacctttgaccccaaatctgtgaggaccccatagacactggctaataacaatgcatgtgtgcaagtggtgtcactctcctacgtaatctgtgagagaagaagcattttgagttgaaatcacgtttttgacccctatgacccctgtttgacctttgaccccacgagtttcatgtgacatgtaggggcatggtcaatgatggttgtgaccaagttaggtcaaaatcggtgcaagcatgtaagtgctagagcaaatgtagtggtcggcagaaagaagaaagaacctgtaagaaaaagacacagccgtgactaacgtcacggctgtgtaacaagcAAGATTACATTAGCAAGCAATGTGCTATATCATTACGTGTAATACTGTACTAAGAAAGGAAGTCGATTCAAGTTCCAGTTCGATATTCAGTCTctatgtgaaagagtgaaaaacagctAAAAAAGAGTGGGTTTTCCACTCCTCCTTGGAGCCGTATGAGTGACCACTCTTTTTAGAATGAAATTCGCTCTCCAAAAAGAGTGAATTCACCATTAAGaaaagagtgaataaaatcacACTTTTCTTTCTCACTCTTTTGGGAGAGTGAAATTCACTttaaaaggagtggtcactcgtGCGGCTCCAAGCAGGAGTGGAAACCCTACTCTTTTGAGTTGTCACTACATGGCTCCAAAGAGGAGTGGACGAACCACTCCTTTGAATTTAATAGCTCTGC
The Amphiura filiformis chromosome 3, Afil_fr2py, whole genome shotgun sequence DNA segment above includes these coding regions:
- the LOC140147571 gene encoding retinol dehydrogenase 7-like — protein: MDVSKSESIKAAFDIFLLCLSEGLWGLVNNAGVPVNPGYYDWWTREDFRSILEVNLLGPVEVTNVFLPLVKRARGRIVNVSSGIAMMPLSSGGYEMAKCGLEAFSDCLRLQMRSYSISVHIIQPGYFRTQMNNENTVAEKLEMVWNRMSQRQRVEYGRQCIDQMKERSGLAAKASDPRLYLVTDAIEHALFAWYPWKRYPIGGIVRFVVRPLNILPAFISDLVKDKLFPLPKPQHCR